The Papaver somniferum cultivar HN1 chromosome 3, ASM357369v1, whole genome shotgun sequence genome includes a region encoding these proteins:
- the LOC113355566 gene encoding uncharacterized protein LOC113355566 isoform X2 produces MREQKKRLEAGMRLKFIQMTLKDIGYICKSHEWLSNNNIVLYIRLLYEKMDGDARKNKFGFINPAAIHYKVNKEVFVRNVLNGLQDSVHSRKYIFIPCNTGVSQSLGRELGFKTSEKKVFWVDVKVRRQHTPKQKGSWECGFYIMLYMKHIIESYDTVMQNPHEMFKLGMKYGTSEIDEVRKEWIDYVAPFLRK; encoded by the exons ATGAGAGAGCAAAAAAAGCGTTTGGAAGCAGGGATGCGATTGAAGTTTATACAAATGACACTAAAAGACATTGGGTACATTTGCAAGTCTCATGAGTGGCTTTCGAACAACAACATAGTCCTATACATCCG ATTGTTATATGAAAAAATGGATGGTGATGCACGCAAAAATAAGTTTGGATTTATAAACCCAGCAGCCATTCATTATAAAGTCAATAAGGAGGTGTTCGTGAGAAATGTATTAAATGGACTGCAAGATTCAGTTCATAGTCGAAAATACATATTTATTCCTTGTAATACAGG TGTCTCGCAATCTCTGGGTCGAGAATTGGGTTTCAAGACGTCTGAAAAAAAAGTATTCTGGGTAGATGTGAAGGTAAGAAG gCAGCACACTCCTAAACAAAAAGGAAGCTGGGAGTGTGGATTCTACATTATGTTGTATATGAAGCACATAATAGAAAGTTATGACACTGTAATGCAGAACCCTCACGAG ATGTTTAAGTTGGGAATGAAATATGGTACGTCGGAGATTGATGAAGTTAGAAAAGAGTGGATCGATTATGTTGCTCCATTTCTTCGGAAGTAG
- the LOC113355564 gene encoding pentatricopeptide repeat-containing protein At2g34400-like: protein MIINSITDKQNYLLSKLIDLKVNSDYTLFFFSHISKPNDFSYNLIIRALTNTWHDYSLTLQLYFEMKGFGIEPNNFTYPFLLISCANLPSLSIGKLAHSCVVKLGLELDSHITHSLITMYSRCGDVCVAKKVFDAITERDLVSWNSMISGYSKMGCSREAVGLFKEMRMKGCEPNEMSVVSVLGACGDLGDLSFGKLLEGLIEEKGFELNTFVGSSLINMFGKCGDLESARRIFDRMPVKKDSIPWNAMITGYAQNGAADEAITLFHDMISSRAEPNKITLSAVLSACASVGAIDLGKWVEEYSSKKGYLHDVYIATALVDMYAKCGSINQAHQIFDNMPSKNVVSWNAMISALAVHGRAQDAIALFKSMLKDGTVCPDDITFVGVLSACVHVGLVEEGCQWFDLMGPTFGLIPKVEHYSCMVDLLARSGNLEEAWNFIEKMPEKPDAVMLGALLGACKTRGNVEIGERVVSLLIDLEPANSGNYIISAKMYANSKKWDDSARMRGLMREKGVSKTPGVSWIDIESQLHEFHAGEICLESNGIYQVFNLLNEEMKLEGYVLNTNFL, encoded by the exons ATGATTATAAACTCAATCACAGACAAACAAAATTACCTCCTTTCTAAACTCATTGATCTCAAAGTAAATTCTGATTACACTCTGTTTTTCTTTTCACATATTTCTAAACCCAATGATTTCTCATATAACTTGATTATCCGTGCTTTAACTAATACTTGGCATGATTATTCACTAACCCTTCAACTTTACTTTGAAATGAAGGGTTTTGGTATAGAACCCAACAATTTTACTTACCCGTTTTTGTTGATTTCTTGTGCTAATTTACCATCGTTAAGTATAGGTAAACTGGCACATTCTTGTGTTGTGAAACTTGGGTTGGAGTTAGATTCTCATATTACTCATTCTTTGATTACTATGTACTCTAGGTGTGGTGATGTATGTGTTGCAAAGAAAGTGTTTGATGCAATAACTGAGAGAGATTTGGTCTCTTGGAATTCGATGATATCGGGTTATTCAAAGATGGGTTGTTCTCGAGAAGCTGTGGGTTTGTTTAAGGAGATGAGGATGAAGGGGTGTGAACCAAATGAAATGAGTGTAGTGAGTGTTCTTGGAGCTTGTGGTGATCTTGGGGATTTGAGTTTTGGGAAATTGTtggaaggtttgatagaggaaaaGGGATTTGAATTGAATACATTTGTTGGTTCTTCGTTGATTAATATGTTCGGAAAGTGTGGGGATTTGGAATCAGCTAGGAGGATTTTCGATCGAATGCCTGTAAAGAAAGATTCAATTccatggaatgccatgatcactGG GTATGCACAAAATGGGGCAGCAGATGAAGCAATTACTCTATTCCATGACATGATAAGCTCTAGAGCGGAGCCTAACAAGATTACACTTTCTGCGGTATTATCAGCATGTGCCTCTGTCGGAGCCATAGATTTGGGTAAGTGGGTAGAAGAATACTCTTCCAAAAAAGGATATCTGCATGACGTCTACATTGCGACGGCTTTAGTTGATATGTACGCAAAATGCGGAAGCATAAACCAGGCACATCAAATATTTGATAACATGCCTTCAAAAAATGTGGTTTCTTGGAACGCCATGATCTCTGCGCTTGCTGTTCATGGAAGGGCACAAGATGCCATAGCTCTGTTTAAGTCCATGCTCAAGGATGGGACTGTCTGTCCGGACGACATCACCTTCGTTGGAGTTCTATCTGCATGTGTGCATGTAGGATTGGTTGAAGAGGGCTGCCAGTGGTTTGATTTGATGGGACCCACTTTTGGATTAATCCCAAAAGTAGAGCACTATTCTTGCATGGTCGATCTTTTGGCACGCTCAGGAAATTTGGAAGAAGCATGGAATTTTATTGAGAAGATGCCTGAAAAGCCCGACGCAGTCATGTTGGGGGCACTACTTGGTGCATGTAAGACAAGGGGAAATGTGGAGATTGGTGAACGTGTGGTgagtttgctaattgatttggaGCCAGCCAATTCTGGAAACTACATTATATCAGCCAAGATGTATGCAAATTCAAAGAAGTGGGATGATTCGGCAAGGATGAGAGGGTTGATGAGAGAGAAAGGGGTGAGTAAGACACCTGGTGTTAGCTGGATTGATATTGAGAGTCAACTTCATGAATTTCATGCTGGTGAAATCTGCCTCGAGTCGAATGGTATTTACCAAGTTTTCAACTTGTTAAATGAGGAAATGAAGTTAGAAGGATATGTTCTCAACACGAATTTTCTATAG
- the LOC113355566 gene encoding uncharacterized protein LOC113355566 isoform X1, which translates to MREQKKRLEAGMRLKFIQMTLKDIGYICKSHEWLSNNNIVLYIRLLYEKMDGDARKNKFGFINPAAIHYKVNKEVFVRNVLNGLQDSVHSRKYIFIPCNTGRRYKLYERMSIVSQSLGRELGFKTSEKKVFWVDVKVRRQHTPKQKGSWECGFYIMLYMKHIIESYDTVMQNPHEMFKLGMKYGTSEIDEVRKEWIDYVAPFLRK; encoded by the exons ATGAGAGAGCAAAAAAAGCGTTTGGAAGCAGGGATGCGATTGAAGTTTATACAAATGACACTAAAAGACATTGGGTACATTTGCAAGTCTCATGAGTGGCTTTCGAACAACAACATAGTCCTATACATCCG ATTGTTATATGAAAAAATGGATGGTGATGCACGCAAAAATAAGTTTGGATTTATAAACCCAGCAGCCATTCATTATAAAGTCAATAAGGAGGTGTTCGTGAGAAATGTATTAAATGGACTGCAAGATTCAGTTCATAGTCGAAAATACATATTTATTCCTTGTAATACAGG GCGTAGGTACAAACTATATGAGCGAATGAGCAT TGTCTCGCAATCTCTGGGTCGAGAATTGGGTTTCAAGACGTCTGAAAAAAAAGTATTCTGGGTAGATGTGAAGGTAAGAAG gCAGCACACTCCTAAACAAAAAGGAAGCTGGGAGTGTGGATTCTACATTATGTTGTATATGAAGCACATAATAGAAAGTTATGACACTGTAATGCAGAACCCTCACGAG ATGTTTAAGTTGGGAATGAAATATGGTACGTCGGAGATTGATGAAGTTAGAAAAGAGTGGATCGATTATGTTGCTCCATTTCTTCGGAAGTAG